In Chitinophagaceae bacterium, the DNA window TGGCTCTTCTTCATACACATCTATGCCGGCATAAGCGACTTTCCCTGAATTTAATGCTTCCAGTAATTCCGTTTCTTTAATCGCGCCGCCTCTTGCACAGTTTATGATACCGACACCATTTTTCATCATTGCAAACTCTTCCATTGAAAGCACTTGCGCTGAACCAGCACTGTGAATAGTGATGAAATCGCTGTTGCGAAGCACTTCTTCTTTGGATGATGGCTTCAACGGAACAGTCACTTTCATATCATTCATCAACTGCAATTCAAGGTTCCAGTCGCGCGGAAATAAATCATAGGCAAGCACCTTCATGCCACAACCCACCGCAATTTTTGCAGTGGCTTGTCCGATATTTCCAAACCCGATGAAGCCGATGGTTTTTCCTTTCAGTTCACTTCCTTTCGAAAATTTTTCTTTGAGTATTTTAAAATTTGTTGCGCCATTCAGGGCCATTTCACGGTTTGATTCGGGAAGAAAACGTACCAGTCCGAATAAATGGGCAAATACAAGTTCTGCTACAGATTGAGAAGAAGCAAGTGGTGTATTTTTAACGGTGATACCTTTTGATTGCGCATAGTCCACATCAATATTATCGAGCCCTACACCTCCACGAATGATAAGTTTCATTCTGGTAATTACATCAATCAACGGTTGGCGTACTTTAGTCGCGCTGCGGACAGTGAGTGCATCAAATTCATTAATACGCGCCGCTAATTCATCTTGTGGAATTTTGGTAGTGTGTACCTCAAAACCTGCTTTTTCAAGTGCTTCTTTTGCCGATGGTTCCATGCCATCGTTGGCAAGAATTTTAATCATTCCGTTTCATTTTTCGTCAGTTGCGAAAATAGCCAAAGGATTATGTTTTTTGTATGAAATAATTCTAAAGTCAGAAGACGGAAGCGTTATGGAAGGAGGATATTCCTGAATCCTTTCAATAATTTCTCCAGCTCTTTTTCTTTTTTGATGGAGATATATTTTCCTGCCAGCACGAGCACATTCTCTTTTTTAAATTGTGAGAAGGTCCTGATGACTTCTTCCAAAGATGCACCAATGATATCAGCATAATCCTGCCTGGATAATTTTACGGCCAGCACTTTAATTCCGTTTCGTGTTTTGGTACCGTAAATCTCTTGCACGGTAAGCAGTGCATCTGCCAGTTTTTGCTTTACAGTCATCTGCGAAAGTGAGCGGAGTTTATATTCCGCGCGGCGCAGTTCAGCAGCGTAGAACATCAGCAAGTTGATGGCAAGGGCAGGGTTCTGTTCCAAGGCTCCTAAAAAATCAACTGTTTTAACAAAACAAATAGTGCAATCTTCCATTGCGCTGGCACTGATAGGATAAATCATAGGATAACCTAATCCACGATGTCCGAGTATATCTCCGCTTTTTGCAAGACGTACAATCTGCGAACGCTGACCAGGGCCTGTGTTATACACTTTAACTTTTCCGGAATAGATGAAATAGATTCCTGAAACGGGTTCACCTTCTGTAAAAATTACAGTGCCTGACTTATAAAGCTGAATCGTTTTATTGACCGCCAGTTTTTCTTTCCATTCACTTATCACAAACCGGTTTACGAAACAATCTTTAGAATCGCAGGTGGTACAAATAGGATCGGCTTGCATAAAAAATAAAGTGAAACGATGAACTGGAGCACCAACTACTTTTTCATATGTGTAGCTTCAAACTCCTGCATTATGCTGATAAGTTTAGCAACGCCTTCATCCGGCATGGCATTATAAATAGATGCCCTGAAACCACCTACTGAACGATGTCCTTTGATGCCGATACATCCATTTTCTTTGGCAAACTGACCAAAAGTTTCTTCGAGTGATGTATCGGTCATGATCCAGGTCACATTCATCAGCGAACGGTCTTCAGCGGCTACATTGCCTTCAAAAAGGGAGTTCCTTTCAATTTCCGAATACAGTAATGCTGCCTTAGCCTGGTTGCGTTTTTCCATCACCGCAATACCACCGTTCTCTTTTAACCAGCGAAGTGTAAGCATGCATACGTAAAGTGCAAAAGTGCTCGGTGTATTATGCAATGAATTGTCCTTGATATGCGAACGGTAATCGAGCATGGTTGGAATCGGGCGACTTACTTTTCCAAGCAGACTTTCTTTCATTATCACCAGTGTTGCTCCGGAAGTGCCCAGATTTTTTTGTGCACCGGCATAGATCATGTCAAATTTATTCCAATCCAACACCCTTGAAAAAATATCAGAACTCATATCCCCGATCAAAGGAACAGGTGAGTCAGGAATCAATTTCATTTGACTGCCATGAATGGTTTCGTTGGTCGTGATATGAAAATATTTCGAATCGGAAGGAACAGTAAATCCCTTCGGTATGTAAGTGTAATTTTTATCGGAGGAAGAGGCAACCACATTCACATTGCCAAAGAGTTTTGCTTCTTTAATCGCTTTTTTCGACCAAGAACCAATTTCCATATACGTTGCAGTTTCATTCGTGTCGAGCATATTGAACGGAATGGTACAAAACTGCATGGTTGCACCGCCCTGCAAAAAGAGGATTTTATATTCATCTCCAATTCCAGTAAGATCCCGCACTAATTGCTGCGCTTCCTCCAATACGGCCGTAAATTCTTTGCTACGGTGTGAGATTTCAATAAGTGATAATCCGATATGATCCAGTTCAATAACCGCTTTGGAGGCCTGTTCGAAAACAGATGGAGGGAGAATAGCTGGTCCTGAATAAAAGTTGTATTTCTTCATGCGTAGGTTGTTAAAAGAAGGCGCAAAGCTAAAGAATTTTCGATCTAACAGGAATTGTGAATCAATAATACTATTAGAATAAAGCAGGAAGTTGCTGATTTAAAATTTTACAAGTTATCCAACGACTATTCACTGATGAATTTTACAGAATAATATGCAAAATCATCGAATGACTGATTTAAATTGAACTACCCTTCGGCAAACTCAGGGCGTTCCATCAAATCAACTTCAACCAATTGAACATCACACCTGACTCAAGAATGATATTTTTGCCTCACTTTGGAAACTGCATTATCACGACCATTGATCTCACGAGCTGCCCGTCATATGCTGGCAGCCACATTGTGGTTCAGCATTATGAATGTATTTATTCGTAAAGTCAATCACCTTCCGGAAATGGAAGTTGTATTCTTCAGGTGCCTTACACCAATGCTTTGGTGTTTTATCAGTCTGCACCAAAAACAAATTCACTGGATGGGCAGTAACAGAAAATTATTGTTGTTGCGTGGCTTGTTTGGTACTGTCTCCCTGTACGCGTTTATCATGACGATTCACCACATGCCGTTGGGTACAGCAGTCACCATTCAATACCTGTCGCCGGTTTTTACAACCATTGCAGCCATCTTTATTTTGAAAGAACACGTAAAATGGATGCAATGGTTATTCTTTTTAGTTTCATTTTCAGGCATTGCATTGATCAAAGGCATTGATGAAAGGGTATCCATGTTTTATCTTTTTGTGGGAATTTTTTCTGCCATTTTTTCTGCGCTGGCTTATAACATGGTACGTAGTCTGAAGCAACGTGAACATCCATTGGTGGTGGTGCTGCATTTCCAGATTTTTGGCGTGGTGGCAGGATTTATCTTCATGCTCTTTAACTGGCAAACTCCGCAGGGACTTGACTGGCTGTACCTTTTGCTGATTGGCGTTTGTACACAACTCGGTCAGGTCAACCTTACGCAGGCCTTGCAAAAAGAAAAAATTTCCAGCATTTCCATGCTCAATTATCTTGGTATTTTGTATGCACTCTTTTTTGGCTATATGTTTTTTGGTGAAACGTATGGATGGGTTTCCCTTGCCGGCATGATACTGGTGATTGCAGGCGTTCTGACCAGTGTGATTTTTAATACTCCAATAAAACAGAAGGTGGAGCTAAAGAACTATGCAAATCCTTAATGATCAGGAAAGGTGATTCTTGATTCCGAATGCTGCACACAATGTGTTTGTTTTTTTACTGAACGCTTCACGATAGTATGCAGGCAATTGTGTACCGTCAGCAAAGAGCCTTTCATATTTCTCCATCAAATGAGGATAGTGCTTTTCTATCGCACGAAATACAAGTGTTTTACTGTCGGAAGGGGTATTGCCGAACAGCGTGATTGTTGCAGGAAAAATATATTTTATTCCTAAGTTGCTAAACGTTGAGAACATCAATTCAAGGTGTTCTGTAGTATCTGAAATATAAGGAAGCAAAGGCATCAGGCTTACTCCACTTGCAAGGCCTGCATTCAGAATTGCCTGTAATGTGTGAAGACGGAGAGAAGGTGGAGTGGCGCCGGGTTCAAAAATTCCTGCAACATGATCATCAATGGTGGAAAAGGAAAACGTGATGAATACTTTATGAGATAATTTTTCTTCGAGATCGGCAGGCAGCAACGCATTTTCGCCAATAGCTTTTAACAGATCAAGATCGCGCAATACAAGATCAGATTTTGTAATTACATGCAAAGGGAACCGGTATTGCAGGATCAGTTCAAGAATGCCACGTGTGAGTTTAGTTTCTTTTTCAAATTGCAGGTAAGGATCTGTTGCAGATGAAAGTACAATAATACCATGCTGATTTTTCTTCGAACGGTTTTGCAA includes these proteins:
- a CDS encoding D-2-hydroxyacid dehydrogenase is translated as MIKILANDGMEPSAKEALEKAGFEVHTTKIPQDELAARINEFDALTVRSATKVRQPLIDVITRMKLIIRGGVGLDNIDVDYAQSKGITVKNTPLASSQSVAELVFAHLFGLVRFLPESNREMALNGATNFKILKEKFSKGSELKGKTIGFIGFGNIGQATAKIAVGCGMKVLAYDLFPRDWNLELQLMNDMKVTVPLKPSSKEEVLRNSDFITIHSAGSAQVLSMEEFAMMKNGVGIINCARGGAIKETELLEALNSGKVAYAGIDVYEEEPTNNIALLQHPRVSVTPHIGASTQEAQDRIGKEVVDIILNFSQWESSGKSS
- a CDS encoding Crp/Fnr family transcriptional regulator, whose protein sequence is MQADPICTTCDSKDCFVNRFVISEWKEKLAVNKTIQLYKSGTVIFTEGEPVSGIYFIYSGKVKVYNTGPGQRSQIVRLAKSGDILGHRGLGYPMIYPISASAMEDCTICFVKTVDFLGALEQNPALAINLLMFYAAELRRAEYKLRSLSQMTVKQKLADALLTVQEIYGTKTRNGIKVLAVKLSRQDYADIIGASLEEVIRTFSQFKKENVLVLAGKYISIKKEKELEKLLKGFRNILLP
- the serC gene encoding 3-phosphoserine/phosphohydroxythreonine transaminase — encoded protein: MKKYNFYSGPAILPPSVFEQASKAVIELDHIGLSLIEISHRSKEFTAVLEEAQQLVRDLTGIGDEYKILFLQGGATMQFCTIPFNMLDTNETATYMEIGSWSKKAIKEAKLFGNVNVVASSSDKNYTYIPKGFTVPSDSKYFHITTNETIHGSQMKLIPDSPVPLIGDMSSDIFSRVLDWNKFDMIYAGAQKNLGTSGATLVIMKESLLGKVSRPIPTMLDYRSHIKDNSLHNTPSTFALYVCMLTLRWLKENGGIAVMEKRNQAKAALLYSEIERNSLFEGNVAAEDRSLMNVTWIMTDTSLEETFGQFAKENGCIGIKGHRSVGGFRASIYNAMPDEGVAKLISIMQEFEATHMKK
- a CDS encoding DMT family transporter; its protein translation is METALSRPLISRAARHMLAATLWFSIMNVFIRKVNHLPEMEVVFFRCLTPMLWCFISLHQKQIHWMGSNRKLLLLRGLFGTVSLYAFIMTIHHMPLGTAVTIQYLSPVFTTIAAIFILKEHVKWMQWLFFLVSFSGIALIKGIDERVSMFYLFVGIFSAIFSALAYNMVRSLKQREHPLVVVLHFQIFGVVAGFIFMLFNWQTPQGLDWLYLLLIGVCTQLGQVNLTQALQKEKISSISMLNYLGILYALFFGYMFFGETYGWVSLAGMILVIAGVLTSVIFNTPIKQKVELKNYANP
- a CDS encoding radical SAM protein — protein: MLHDIQVKTMLNKTKRRDSWFLDDYTINPYSGCSFNCLYCYIRGSKYGIHMEEKLSIKSNALEVLEKQLQNRSKKNQHGIIVLSSATDPYLQFEKETKLTRGILELILQYRFPLHVITKSDLVLRDLDLLKAIGENALLPADLEEKLSHKVFITFSFSTIDDHVAGIFEPGATPPSLRLHTLQAILNAGLASGVSLMPLLPYISDTTEHLELMFSTFSNLGIKYIFPATITLFGNTPSDSKTLVFRAIEKHYPHLMEKYERLFADGTQLPAYYREAFSKKTNTLCAAFGIKNHLS